TTTTCAACTTTTTAGAAAAGAATGCTATTGCCATACCTAAAAAAGTGAGTTCTGATTTTTATAGGCTGATGATATTCAGTTGTATTCTAACTGTATTTTCATCCTTTTTATGGACAGAGCCTCCTTTTATTATTTACTTTTTAGCTATAATGGGCGTATTTTATCAGCTGTTTGCTTATTTAAAGTTTTATCAAATAATTAAAAAGTATAAGGCAATTATAAAAAAGAGAACCTCATTCTTTTTTTACAAAATAATAAATTTAGTTTTTATCTTTTTCTCTTTAAAAATAGCCATGCAATCTATTACTGCAATTCCTTATTTTGCAGCATTATCCTTTCAAATTAAAGGTTTTGTAATTGGATATTTACACCTTGTCTTTTTAGGAATTACAAGTCTGAGTATTTTGTTTTTCCTTCATCAAAATAAACTATTAAACGTTTCTAAAAGGTTTACGATTATCTATTTGATAGGTTTCATACTTTCAGAAATATTTATTTTTTACAAAGTTTTTTGCAATTGGCAACAGATTTCAGTAATAGATAACTATTACATTGTTTTAGTACTTATTTCTGCCCTAATGCCTATTGGAATCTTAGGAATATTTGCTTCTAATTTAAGAACTACATTTTCCACTCTAAAAAAACCTCTTTAGCAAACGCTTCACATTGACTTAAAGTGTCTTTAACATGCTTTATAGTCGTTTTTGGGTTGATTAAACACATTCTAATAACCACCTGATTTTGTAACACTGTGGTTACTAAAAGAGCTTCCTTAGACGCTACTACTCTAGAAGAAATTTCTTGATTTAATTTATCTAGTTCTTCTTCTTTTAAATTCTTACCAATAGGGTTAAATCTAAAATTTATGATTGCTAATGTTGCTGGAGAAACAATTTCCCAATTTTTACTTTTTCTAAGAATATCTTCTGTTTCTTCTGTTAAATCTATATTATAAGTAATTGCCTTTTTAAAAGCATTTAATCCATACGTTTTTATAGACATGTAGAATTTTAAAGCTCTAAATCTTCTGGTTAATTGAATACCATAATCATAAAAATTAATTTCTGATTCATTTCCTTCTATATCTCTTAAATATTCTGGTTTTTCACTAAAAGTATTACTTAACCAAGAAGCATCTTTTACCAATAAACAACCAATTTCATAAGGTTGAAAAAACCATTTATGAGGATCTACAGTTAAAGAATCTGCTCGTTCAATTCCTTGTAAAATTTTACTTCCTTTTTTTGATAAAATTGCAGCTCCTCCATAAGCGCCATCAATATGAAACCAAAGGTTTTCTTTTTCACAAATATCTGCCAAGGTATCTAAAGGATCTACAGTTCCTGTATTTGTAGTACCTGCTGAAGCGATAATACAAAAAGGTTTTTTTCCTTCTAACTTGTCTCTTGCAATTTCGTTTTTAAGTTTATTTATACTAAACTTAAACTCTAAATCTGTTGGAATTATTTTTACCTGTTCTTCTTTAAAACCGATAACTCTAATTGCCTTAATATTTGAAGAATGGGCTTGGTCTGATAA
The window above is part of the Polaribacter sp. SA4-12 genome. Proteins encoded here:
- a CDS encoding pyridoxal phosphate-dependent decarboxylase family protein; the protein is MKSPFHLSKKEMQSYGYKIVDIIVDHYADEESKKPVSKASRQEMDSIFLSEAPDHASPADEVLDFVTENVLPNSNISSHPKSFSFVPGPSNFISAMADSLATGFNIFSGGWIVSPAAAELEIVTLNWLLKMFNFPVTKGGGIFTSGGSMANLTALVTARRIKCGSDFSDAVIYLSDQAHSSNIKAIRVIGFKEEQVKIIPTDLEFKFSINKLKNEIARDKLEGKKPFCIIASAGTTNTGTVDPLDTLADICEKENLWFHIDGAYGGAAILSKKGSKILQGIERADSLTVDPHKWFFQPYEIGCLLVKDASWLSNTFSEKPEYLRDIEGNESEINFYDYGIQLTRRFRALKFYMSIKTYGLNAFKKAITYNIDLTEETEDILRKSKNWEIVSPATLAIINFRFNPIGKNLKEEELDKLNQEISSRVVASKEALLVTTVLQNQVVIRMCLINPKTTIKHVKDTLSQCEAFAKEVFLEWKM